From the genome of Bos indicus x Bos taurus breed Angus x Brahman F1 hybrid chromosome 19, Bos_hybrid_MaternalHap_v2.0, whole genome shotgun sequence:
AGGATCATGGGCTCTGACTGTGGGCACAGAGTCACGTGCAGGGGCCAGCAGTGAGGTGAGACAGGCCCATGAATAATTCCAGGTGGACTCTGATCCTCAGGACAAGTATGGTCCAAAGGCTGGGAGAGTGAGAAGAGGACTGTCTTGTCAGGGCCCCGCCTCCTGGGGGGACtgttaagtgaaaaagcaagGGGCCAAAGAGtattctgcaaagaaaaaaatggaagagagagacagagagagaaggactGACTGTGGATatagaaaggacagaagaaacaAGACAATAGCTCCCTTCAGGGGAGGAACTGGGTAGCTCAGagcctgtgttttattttattattcaccAAAACTCTGTACTTTATTACTCATTCAAAATTAACtacttttacttaaaaattagcAACCAGAACAAAGACATACCACACAGGGGAGCGGCCACCTGAGCCCTGCTCCGCCCATCAGCCCCTGCTCCGCCCACCTATCCCTGCCCCGCCCACCAGACCCTGCTCTGCCCAcctccctgctccccccaccAGCCCTGTTCCGCCCACCAGCCTCTGCTCTGCCCACCTATCCCTACCCTACCCACCAGCCCCTGCTCCGCCCACCTATCCCTGCCCCGCCCACCAGACCCTGCTCTGCCCAcctccctgctccccccaccAGCCCTGTTCCGCCCACCAGCCTCTGCTCTGCCCACCTATCCCTACCCTACCCACCAGCCCCTGCTCCGCCCACCTAtcctgccccacccaccagccCTTGCTCCGCCCACCtacccctgccccacccacctctCTGCCCCGCCCACCAGCCCATGCCCGGTCCACCAATCCCTGCCACGCCCACCTCCCTGCTCCGCCCACTtgccccgccctcctccccccaccccgcccccgctgAGGGTCTAACCTCTCCCTCCCGCCCCCTCTCCGGATCCACTTTCAGGCCTCAGTAATATCATCGGCATCATCGTCTACATTTCCAGCAACACGGGCGACCCCAGTGACAAGCGCGACGAGGACAAGAAAAACCATTACAACTATGGCTGGTCTTTTTACTTCGGAGCCCTGTCGTTCATTGTGGCCGAGACCGTGGGCGTCCTGGCGGTAAACATTTACATTGAGAAGAACAAGGAGCTGCGGTTTAAGACCAGACGTGAGTTCCTCAAGGCCCCCTCCTCGTCGCCCTATGCCAGGATGCCGAGCTACCGGTACCGGCGCCGGCGCTCGCGGTCCAGCTCTAGGTCCACCGAGGCCTCGCCTTCCAGGGACGCGTCGCCGGTGGGGCTGAAGATCACCGGGGCCATCCCCATGGGCGAGCTGTCCATGTACACGCTGTCCAGGGAGCCCCTCAAGGTGACCACGGCCGCCAGCTACAGCCCGGACCAGGACGCTGGCTTCCTGCAGGTGCACGGCTTCTTCCAGCAGGACCTCAGCATGCTGAGCCGGAGGACCACGCCCGTGTGAGCCCTGCCTGGCCTGTCCGCGCCAGCCTCTCCCCAGATCGGCTGCCTAGGCCCCATGGGGCCTCTGACCGCTAGGACGGACGGAGGACAGACTAAAGCCAAACCCCACCCTCCTGGGTCCCCAAATGCTTGGAGGGCTGGCTTGGAGCGAAGCCTGGGGGAGACAGGAACTG
Proteins encoded in this window:
- the CACNG4 gene encoding voltage-dependent calcium channel gamma-4 subunit isoform X2, which translates into the protein MVRCDRGLQTLLTTAGAFAAFSLMAIAIGTDYWLYSSAHICNGTNLTMDDGPPPRRTRGDLTHSGLWRVCCIEGIYKGHCFRINHFPEDNDYDHDSSEYLLRIVRASSVFPILSTILLLLGGLCIGAGRFYSRKNNIVLSAGILFVAAGLSNIIGIIVYISSNTGDPSDKRDEDKKNHYNYGWSFYFGALSFIVAETVGVLAVNIYIEKNKELRFKTRREFLKAPSSSPYARMPSYRYRRRRSRSSSRSTEASPSRDASPVGLKITGAIPMGELSMYTLSREPLKVTTAASYSPDQDAGFLQVHGFFQQDLSMLSRRTTPV